The following nucleotide sequence is from Borrelia puertoricensis.
AGTTGGAGAGAGATATCTGAGTAATATATTAAATAAGGTAATTAAAAAGTTTTATGATAATGATCTACAAATTAAAAATATATTAAAACTTGCAACCAAAGGACGGAAAGGAAATCAAGAATTTATGTTTTTGGTTGTTAAAGATAATTCAATAAATCTTATGCAATCTCTTGCCCTTCTTGATGATATTAATTTTTAATATTTTGCGAGTTTTTTGTTATCTAGGATTCCTGAAAAATCTAAATTTAAGTCTTCAAGTATTATTGGATTGTTTTCAACTTTTAAAGTTATTCCTTTGATGCCTTGAATTTCAAGACATGTTAAAATAATTTGCTTGACTTGATTAATTGTTCCTTCTACTCCAAAACTATTTTCATAAAACTCTTTAGATAAATTTATGTGGGCAATTCCATCATTTATACTTAAGTTTAATACTTTGGTGTTGATAGGAATTAAACTTAAAAAATTATTTTTAAGTTCATATTCATTAGGACCATTAATTAGTGCTTTTAATGTTTCTTTGAGAATATTTTTATCATATTGAATGGTTCGTTTAATCCATTGTTTTAAAAAATGTCCCTCAGCGGTAACTTTTATAAAATATAGCTTAACTTCTTTTTTGTTTTTTAAGTATTTTTGTTCTTGATATTTAAATTCTTCTTCAATTTTTTGTATTTCAGGTGGCTTTATTAAAAATTTTTCATTGTTAAGTATTTTAATAGTTTCATTTTTTGTATTCTCTAGTTTTGCTTCTATCTTATTAGGTTTTGATTGGCTAAATTCAAAATTGTCATTATTTCCAATTTGCTCATTGAATATATTTTTAATGAGTGAATTTTTAATTATTAGTAATAAACACAGTCCTGTTAAGAATATTGCAAATAATACTAAAAATATATCTATTTGATCAAAGCTACTTGTTTTTCGTTTACTATTTCTTTTTTTCCTTATCAATTGGGATTCCGTTTATAATTGGCATAAAGCTGTAATATTTGATATTATAATAGAAAAACCTACATAAGGAAAGAGGCAGTTTAGCTTTGATTAGTTCTAAAGTTCAAGATTATAAAAGTGTTCTTATTGTTGGCAGACCAAATGTTGGAAAGTCTACTTTATTTAATAAACTTTTAAGCTCAAATAGAAGTATTACAGATGAAATTTATGGAGTTACTAGGGATTTGATAAAAGAGATTTGTACAGTAGATTCTTATAAATTTTATTTGATTGATGCTGGTGGATTTACCCTTTTAAGGGATGAACTTAGTAGAGTTGTGGTTAATAAAGTTATAAGCTTGTTTGATAGCATTGATTTGATCTTGTTTGTTTTAGATGTAAATGAAATCTTATCAGAAGATTATGAGCTTATTGATAGGTTAAGAAAATATAGTGATAAGATAGTATTGGTATTAAATAAAATAGATAGTCATCATAAGGAAGTCTTAACTTATGAATTTCAAAAGTTAGGCTTTCAAAAGAGCTTTTTAGTTAGTGCGACTCATGGAAAAGGAGTAAATAGCTTAAGAATTTTTTTGAAAAATTCAGTAGGTAAATTGGCAAGTGATGATAATGTTGATGTTAAGATTGGCATTATAGGGAAACCAAATGTAGGCAAATCTACTCTTATTAATTTTTTAGCAGGACGTGAAGTTTCAATTGTGTCTCAGGTTGCTGGGACTACAAGGGATTTTGTTAAAGCAAGATTTCAAAGGAATGGTAAAACATTTGAGCTTATTGATACGGCTGGAATAAGGCGGCGAGCAAGGGTAAATGAACTTATTGAACATTATTCTGTAAGTAGAGCTTTAAGGGTAATTGATATGGTAGATATTGTCTTTTTATTAGTTGATGTTAAAGAAGACTTGACGGCTCAAGATAAGAAAATTGCTCATTATGCAACTAAACGGGGTAAAGGGATTATTATTGTGTTTACCAAGTGGGATCTTGTAAAGTCAAAAAGCGGTTATTTTGAGGCTTTAAAGAATCGTGTTAAATTTTTTTTCCCGATTTTAAATTTTTCTCCCATATTAAGAATATCTGTTCATAAAAAAGAGGGGATAGATAATCTTTTTAAAGAAGTAATTAAATTAAGAAAACAACTTGAACTTAAAATAAGTACTGCTGATTTGAATAAGATGTTAAATTTATGGATTAAGGATTATCATTTGAATGCTTCACATAAAGTGAAATATATAACTCAGATTAGTGTTAATCCTGTGAAGTTTATTTTATTTGCGAATAAAATAACTAATTTTCCAAATTCTTATTATAATTATTTAGTGAATAATATTCGTAAAATTGGTTATTATAATATTCCAATTTTAATAGAACTGAGAGAAAAAACAAGAGACTTAAAGTGAGATATATATTTTTATTTTTGATAGTTGTTAATCTGAATCTCTTTGCATTTGAGAATTTTTTTTATGATTTTAGTGTTAGAGCAAATTATGCGAAATATTTTAATTCTAGGAATACTGCTTTTAAGATAAAAACTCAAAAATATTATATTTCAGATGATTATTATGTTGAAGTATCAAATTCAATATTGGGAGATTATGCTTACTATTCTTTTTTTAATCGAAAAAATGGTGTTTCTTATATTTTTCCAGGCTCTTATGTAATTAAAGTTGGAAGATATGGTATTGAACAGATAAAGATATTTTTTCTAAATAGAGCAGATACTTTTATTAGAATAAAGGCAGGTGATGTTCATTCAAGTGCTGATTTTTATTTAATTAATACTTTCATTTATAAAGATATTAAATTGCCTTTTAAAATTAGTGATATTGCTACTGGTTCTTTTTTAGAAATAGCTAAATATATTAGTAATTTTATTGATTTTGAACTTTTTAGACCTAGCTCTCTTGAAGCTTATGATAATATTTCTAATATTGTTGATAGTCTGAAAGCCTTTTTAAAAGTTTCTCCTTTAATATTTGAAGTACATGATGGAGCAATGAATGAACTAGGTGAAATGGTGTATATTAGAACGGGTGAACCTCAAAGAGAACCTATAGGATTTAATTGTTCTGGATTTGGTAAATGGGTAGCAGATTCAATTTATAAGGCAATGACAGGA
It contains:
- a CDS encoding GerMN domain-containing protein; amino-acid sequence: MIRKKRNSKRKTSSFDQIDIFLVLFAIFLTGLCLLLIIKNSLIKNIFNEQIGNNDNFEFSQSKPNKIEAKLENTKNETIKILNNEKFLIKPPEIQKIEEEFKYQEQKYLKNKKEVKLYFIKVTAEGHFLKQWIKRTIQYDKNILKETLKALINGPNEYELKNNFLSLIPINTKVLNLSINDGIAHINLSKEFYENSFGVEGTINQVKQIILTCLEIQGIKGITLKVENNPIILEDLNLDFSGILDNKKLAKY
- the der gene encoding ribosome biogenesis GTPase Der — encoded protein: MISSKVQDYKSVLIVGRPNVGKSTLFNKLLSSNRSITDEIYGVTRDLIKEICTVDSYKFYLIDAGGFTLLRDELSRVVVNKVISLFDSIDLILFVLDVNEILSEDYELIDRLRKYSDKIVLVLNKIDSHHKEVLTYEFQKLGFQKSFLVSATHGKGVNSLRIFLKNSVGKLASDDNVDVKIGIIGKPNVGKSTLINFLAGREVSIVSQVAGTTRDFVKARFQRNGKTFELIDTAGIRRRARVNELIEHYSVSRALRVIDMVDIVFLLVDVKEDLTAQDKKIAHYATKRGKGIIIVFTKWDLVKSKSGYFEALKNRVKFFFPILNFSPILRISVHKKEGIDNLFKEVIKLRKQLELKISTADLNKMLNLWIKDYHLNASHKVKYITQISVNPVKFILFANKITNFPNSYYNYLVNNIRKIGYYNIPILIELREKTRDLK